The Sylvia atricapilla isolate bSylAtr1 chromosome 12, bSylAtr1.pri, whole genome shotgun sequence genome has a segment encoding these proteins:
- the USB1 gene encoding U6 snRNA phosphodiesterase 1, with protein MSAALVGYSSSEEEQEQEEEGGSRGGGAQGSPGASAGRPRLPAPAGLPGDPDPEEAVSDDSSRHGGRVRGFPHERGNWATHVYLPYMAQEEFLELLELLVSRARTYVPSLAAMEEFHLSLSQCVVLRYHWIEPFVRSLRERLAAFHRFFCVADQVKVYTNQNKTRTFIGLEVSAGHFQLLELVSEVDRVLEEFDLPIFYKDPSFHISLAWCVGDLSGRLEGQCLRELQDIVDGFEESAFLLRIQWEQIRCKSGNKYFSFPLR; from the exons ATGAGCGCCGCGCTGGTGGGCTACAGCAGCTccgaggaggagcaggagcaagaggaggaaggggggaGCCGGGGCGGCGGTGCGCAGGGGTCCCCCGGGGCCAG CGCCGGCCGCCCCCGCCTGCCCGCGCCCGCTGGGCTGCCGGGAGACCCGGACCCGGAGGAGGCCGTGAGCGATGACAGCTCCCGGCACGGCGGCCGCGTGCGCGGCTTCCCCCACGAGCGGGGCAACTGGGCCACGCACGTCTACCTGCCCT ACATGGCCcaggaggaattcctggagctgctggagctgctggtgtccCGCGCCCGCACCTACGTCCCGTCGCTGGCTGCCATGGAGGAGTTCCACCTGAGCCTGTCGCAGTGCGTGGTGCTGCGCTACCACTGGATCGAGCCCTTCGTTCGCTCCCTCAGGGAGCGCCTGGCCGCCTTCCACAG ATTCTTCTGCGTGGCTGACCAAGTGAAGGTTTACACCAACCAGAACAAAACTAG GACATTTATTGGCTTGGAGGTCTCTGCTGGGCATTTCCAGTTGCTGGAGCTGGTCTCGGAGGTGGACAGAGTTCTAGAGGAATTTGACCTTCCCATATTCTACAAG GACCCATCGTTCCACATCAGCTTGGCCTGGTGCGTCGGGGACCTGTCTGGCCGGCTGGAAGGGCAGTGTCTGCGGGAGctccag GACATTGTGGATGGGTTTGAGGAGTCAGCATTCCTGCTGCGTATCCAATGGGAGCAAATCCGCTGCAAGTCGGGGAACAAGTACTTCTCCTTCCCCTTGAGGTAG